The Mytilus galloprovincialis chromosome 7, xbMytGall1.hap1.1, whole genome shotgun sequence genome has a window encoding:
- the LOC143082643 gene encoding protein-lysine N-methyltransferase SMYD4-like, which produces MSVVQKLQEELLKTLKQNGIYDEVLTKFKGCKTNKSRIQMVAELDGVNKHFDIIPDTKQKSSDTSTRFRNEGNTFFQKGEFQRALDKYNQSVVFAPALCSDDHSKDEHKGDNLELSYALANRSAVFFHQKSYDDCLSDIDLAIKNEYPKSLIYKLHERKAKCYVEKKEIPKATESFQNALNSLSDAELDDKKSQNIKNSVEKSIEKCKKSVSSNDGKPGTQSFQKFHGPIPTIEKSNKIFPSASDAIGITENKETEFGLAATRDIYVGEVLIIEKGYTSIVLPKFDTIYCHHCCQRVVSAHPCHQCSEVMFCSQMCYEESWEEYHSLECPCLGTVKQANLGLGYLALKMVVKAGLSLIMKYESQEQEDGCKRSVGFNTDGVYNSDDYNTVYSLVNHSEKRSSEDLFKRSLQAYFLLKCLEKTSYFNEDERKVSFADKCYVAGHILRHIMMLPCNAHEVSELALKPECLPESETKEIGSGIYPILSLINHSCDPNVVRHSYGDVCVVRAIKNIDAGEEIADNYGALYPLTVCSERREILKPQYYFTCNCKACREDWPLYFNIPVDVPKFRCQKCNGPVVIPPDRKTENSVCLNCSHVQDTTDVIVKLHQSQDEYQNVLQQVLTGEKLHEALPRLEAYLQFLYKTVCIPWQDCNNCQEAIKQCYAVQASCFIAS; this is translated from the coding sequence ATGTCTGTGGTACAAAAGCTTCAAGAAGAGTTATTGAAGACATTGAAGCAGAATGGAATCTATGATGAAGTTCTTACAAAGTTTAAAggttgtaaaacaaacaaaagtagAATCCAGATGGTTGCAGAGCTAGATGGTGTAAATAAACATTTTGACATTATCCCTGACACTAAACAAAAGTCATCTGATACTTCTACAAGGTTTAGAAATGAAGGAAATACATTCTTTCAGAAGGGAGAATTTCAAAGAGCGCTGGATAAATATAACCAAAGTGTAGTGTTTGCTCCTGCATTATGTTCTGATGATCATTCCAAGGACGAacataagggagacaacttagAACTTTCCTACGCCTTAGCTAACCGCTCAGCTGTCTTTTTTCATCAGAAAAGTTATGATGATTGTTTGAGTGATATTGATTTAGCCATTAAGAATGAATATCCTAAATCTTTGATTTATAAATTACATGAAAGAAAGGCAAAGTGTTAtgttgaaaagaaagaaataccaAAAGCTACTGAATCATTTCAAAATGCACTCAACTCATTGTCAGATGCTGAACTTGATGACAAAAAATCCCAAAATATCAAAAACTCAGTTGAAAAGTCCATTGAAAAATGCAAGAAAAGTGTATCAAGTAATGATGGAAAGCCAGGAACCCAGTCTTTTCAGAAATTTCATGGTCCAATTCCAACCATTGAGAAGAGTAATAAGATATTCCCATCTGCATCAGATGCTATTGGGATAACTGAGAACAAAGAAACAGAATTTGGACTGGCTGCCACACGGGATATTTATGTTGGTGAAGTTCTAATAATAGAAAAGGGCTATACATCCATTGTATTACCAAAGTTTGATACAATCTATTGTCATCATTGTTGTCAGAGAGTCGTGTCCGCCCATCCATGTCATCAATGTAGTGAAGTCATGTTCTGTAGTCAAATGTGTTACGAGGAATCATGGGAGGAATATCATTCGTTAGAATGTCCATGTTTAGGAACAGTGAAACAGGCTAATTTAGGCCTTGGTTACTTGGCTTTGAAGATGGTAGTGAAAGCAGGATTGTCTTTAATAATGAAATATGAGAGTCAAGAACAAGAGGATGGATGTAAGAGATCTGTTGGCTTCAATACTGATGGTGTTTATAATTCTGATGATTACAACACTGTATATAGCTTAGTTAATCATAGTGAAAAACGTTCATCAGAAGATCTGTTTAAGAGAAGTCTACAAGCATATTTTCTATTGAAATGTCTAGAGAAGACTAGCTACTTTAATGAAGATGAGAGGAAAGTATCATTTGCTGACAAATGTTACGTAGCTGGGCATATATTACGACATATCATGATGCTACCATGCAATGCCCATGAAGTATCGGAACTTGCGCTGAAACCAGAATGTTTGCCAGAATCTGAAACCAAGGAGATAGGATCAGGAATCTATCCTATACTCAGTCTTATCAACCATTCATGTGACCCTAATGTGGTGAGACACTCATATGGTGATGTATGTGTGGTCCGTGCAATAAAGAATATTGATGCTGGTGAAGAAATAGCTGATAATTATGGTGCTCTCTATCCATTAACAGTATGTTCTGAAAGAAGAGAAATCTTAAAACCACAGTATTattttacatgtaattgtaaagCATGCCGAGAAGATTGGCCATTGTATTTCAACATACCTGTTGATGTACCCAAGTTCAGATGTCAAAAATGTAATGGGCCTGTGGTCATTCCTCCGGACAGGAAGACAGAGAACTCTGTTTGTCTCAATTGTTCACATGTCCAAGATACAACCGATGTTATTGTCAAACTCCACCAGTCACAAGATGAATATCAGAATGTTCTACAACAAGTCCTTACTGGAGAGAAATTACATGAAGCTCTGCCCAGGTTAGAAGCATATCTTCAGTTCCTATATAAAACTGTTTGCATACCATGGCAGGACTGTAACAATTGTCAGGAAGCTATCAAACAATGCTACGCTGTACAAGCTAGCTGCTTTATTGCTAGCTGA